The Fundidesulfovibrio soli sequence TGGCTCCCGGCGATGCCCGCGTAGACCGTGCGGATCTCGCACCCGGCCATGAGCTCCGCCTCCTCCAGGGCTTTCTTGATGGAGGCCACGGTCTGTTCGATGTTGACCACCACGCCCTTGCGCAGCCCCGTGGAGGGCGCGGTTCCGATGCCGACGACATCCACGCCTTCCGCGGACAGTTCGCCCACCACCGCGCAGATCTTGGTGGTGCCGATATCCAATCCGACTATGAGTTCCGAAGACTTGGCCATTTGGGGTCCCCCTCGCTCCTTGCTCGCGTGGTCTTAACCGTGCTTTTCCACCCACACCTTGTGGTTCTGGGCCGAGATGATCGCGACCTGGTCCAGCTCGCCGCGCTTCTGCAGGTTGCTCCAGACCAGCCCAAGGTGGGTGAGGTTGTTCTGCCAATCGTCCACGCCCACGCAGAGCAGGACGTTCCTATCCATGAGCCTGATCTCCAGGCCGTATCTCCACGAAAGTCTGATCCATGCCACCTGCTCCAGGCCGAAGGGGCCTTTCTTGTCGGCCAGGGCCTGGCGCAACTGCTCCAGCAGGGGCAGATGCCGCTCCATGCCGGACTCCACCTCGACCTGGGGCAGGGAGACGAACTTGTCCGCCTGCACCTTGTCGATGATGCGGCCCTCGCCGTCGGCGTAGCAGAGGCTCTCCTCGTACTGCACCAGGTAGCTGGGCTCGCGCTCCGTGACGGAAATGCGCAGGGTGTCCGGCAGCACGCGCGTCACCTGGGCCGACTCGATCCAGGGGTTGCGCATCAGCAGGGACTCCACGTTCTCCATGTTCACGGCCAGCAGGT is a genomic window containing:
- a CDS encoding cell division protein FtsQ/DivIB; amino-acid sequence: MSVAARPTSRLGLGASRSRNAHTYGGGKDSRAKITASRTANREGRLTLAKAKGNKARGKSGAGFKAMLLGGMFAKLCTLVLACVLMVAVSVGLLAGYRWLTTIEYFTIRDLQITGINRMSREDVVAQAELTQGQNLLAVNMENVESLLMRNPWIESAQVTRVLPDTLRISVTEREPSYLVQYEESLCYADGEGRIIDKVQADKFVSLPQVEVESGMERHLPLLEQLRQALADKKGPFGLEQVAWIRLSWRYGLEIRLMDRNVLLCVGVDDWQNNLTHLGLVWSNLQKRGELDQVAIISAQNHKVWVEKHG